The genome window TCTTATTGATGACATGCCTATCTTATGGCTCCTCTAGAAATCGTATTTTCATAGATGATGCAGTCACTGGCACAGAACATGTGTGGCCAAATTAGAATGGGGAAAAGCAATTTGACAAAAACAAGACTCAATACATCAGATTATTTTATTTGCAGAATAAAAACACCTTTCGCCTCAAAATCGTTTAAAATTACTCAAATTTCGCAGAAAATGAGCTACTCCTTTTTAATAATTGGCGGCTAGTCATGCTGAAATTGAGCCTATCGACAAAGACTAAAGCCAATTCTTGTTTGTTCTGTGGCGACATTCTAAGATCTCCTTCAAAATGTCAGTATTGCGGCTTCAAATTCTGCGAAGATCACATGTCGACGGACAATCATCAGTGTGGCAAGACAAGATATGCTGAATATGTCAGAAAAACAAGTGTTGGCGACGTTCCAAATCTTGCATCTGGCATGTTTGCAGTGATTTGTGATACGTGTGGCTACAGGTCTGCAAAAGGCTTACTGATTGAATTTGCAGGCGAGGAACTAATCCAGCACATGCAAATTGTTGGATGTGCGACTAATGTCTTCTTAGAAGAAGTGGGTGACTCTCCACAATTCAATTCTCAGATAATTGAAACAAAGTCAAATGAACAAAAAGTCGCGGAGTCGATAACACCACTTGATGATTCTCAGGAAAACGGGAGCATCGTTGATCAGTTAACTAAGCTCGCCTCTCTAAAAGAAAAAGGCGTCTTATCAAATGAGGAATTTTTGTTTATCAAAAAGGAAATTATCAAAAAACTGCAATAGTTTATTCAGAGTGATCTTCTTTTTGTGATTCCAAGGCTGCAAGAGTTTTTTTTGTTTCTTGGTGTTCTGTACGCTCCCTTTGAAGTGCAACCTTGAGCACTTCTAACTCCTTTTGTGTTGCAAGAATTTTGGCATTAAGTGATGACACAACAGAGCTTGCCGCTGCAACAATGTTCTTTGGCGCAGTCCTGTCTCCTACATTTACCATTTGACTTTCAATGAACTTGAGCTCCTTTTTTGCAAATTCAATTTCTTTTTTCTTTACGTCGTGCTCTTTTCTTATGTCTGAAATTTCCCTTCTTGCGGATTCCAGCTCGGAGTTTATCCTGATCAGTTCCTGGCTTATGTTGTCGTAATCTTTCTTGCCTTCTTCTTGCGATTTCTGAATTATCTTATTTTGTAGCCTCAATTCCTCTGACTCTGTCTTGTACTTGACATACTCTGCACGCGCTGCATCCAAGTCTGCCTTTGCTTTTGTCAGTTCGTCAAGAACTGCTCTTTTTTCATCATGCTCCCTTTTGATTGATTCTAGTTCTGATTTTGAGGAATTGATTTTTTGCAAAATCTGGTCGTACTGAGATCTGGCCGACTCAAACTCTGCTCTTTTCTCATTCATTTCTTTTTTTGAGGACATTAGCAAGCCAATTGTCTGCTCATACTCTCCTTTTACCGTAGCAAGTTTTTGCGAAATTGAGTCAAGGTAGTCCGCTTTTGATTTGATCTCTGCCTCAAGATGCGAGACTTCGTTTGCCAGCTGCTCTTTTTGAATTTCTTCAGGACTCTTTATGCGTATTTGCTCTGCTGGTGCCTCAACTGTCTCTGCGGCCTGCTCCATTTCCTCTTTTTTTGTACGTCTGAAGAGTCCCATGGTATAATCACTCTATCTTAGATGTGGAGATGAATATTTCTATTCACTTTCGTATGAATCGGAGGTAAAATCCTAGTCCCCCAATTGCAAAACCGAGGGCTATCATGGAAAAACCAATCTCTGGTCTGTCTGCAAACCATGTTGGGGAAACTATGAAAAGAACTGCGCCCAAAATGATGAGTAAAAACGCTCCGCTCTTTTTTGGCTTGTTGTGTTCGGAATGTGCCATTTTAGATGTACTTCCCTATTGTTTGCGCCACTTTGTTTCTGCCAATGTCTATGATGAATGGTCCTATTTTTGGCCCGCGGCTTGCTCCAAGAATTATCTGGTACAGTGTCATGAAAAAGTCCTTTGGCAGAACATTGTTCTCTTTGGCAATGTTGTAAATTGTATTTTGTAGATCTTCGGGATCTTTTTCTGCCGCAAGAACGCCCACGAGTTTTCTCAACGCATTTTTTGTTGCATCGTTTATCTGAATCTGCATGATCTCTTGTTCTTCAAAGTCATCAGCATAGTTTCCTGCAAGTTGGATTATCTGGTCTACGTATGGATCTGGGTTTTTTATGACGCCGTAATCGATGAGTTTTTTCGTAAT of Candidatus Nitrosotenuis sp. DW1 contains these proteins:
- a CDS encoding SHOCT domain-containing protein gives rise to the protein MSTDNHQCGKTRYAEYVRKTSVGDVPNLASGMFAVICDTCGYRSAKGLLIEFAGEELIQHMQIVGCATNVFLEEVGDSPQFNSQIIETKSNEQKVAESITPLDDSQENGSIVDQLTKLASLKEKGVLSNEEFLFIKKEIIKKLQ